In Hemicordylus capensis ecotype Gifberg chromosome 4, rHemCap1.1.pri, whole genome shotgun sequence, the genomic window ctttctctctctctctctcccccctccctccattctcattctctctctctcccccaccaagactgctccatgctctctctctctctctctctctctctctctctctctctctctctctctctcccctctccccaagactgctccattcactctctctctctctctctctctctctctctctctctctctctctctcaggccaagcctcctgctgcatcctttccatctttctttccccttctccattctgttccaaaattatgagaagaggttctcatttccccccccttaaaagtgttccatgttttgtgtgataatttggcagaggtggaaaggaagaacaatgcattttattatgtattttgtacagattgtataatatttatattattagaatgaattttaattcaacttattccatattaatttaaatcagtcTTGGCCTGcaagaacatcaaaagttaaatattgattaaattcatttaaaattcatttttaattcatttcactttaattcagttgattggttggttgattgatattaagtgttactctaataatcatcaccctaggaattgacctcggcccccatgaaccaagtcatggttggtttcagcccgccaggtcatttgagttgtacaGGCCTCGTGTAGACAATGCAGAACTAccgtagatggaccaatggtctgactcagtatcaggcagcttcctatgttaaataTATCTTTTGAGTAGTTACTCATACATTATTACAGGCATGCTAcatatagaatgcattgcagctCAGGAGCTAACAAGAATAGCAGTCTGtcacaatatttttaaatgtatgtaaCAGTAATGACCTTTGGCTAGAAGAGACATAACCTCTTTAGCTAATTTCTATAGGGACAACTTATCCCTAAAAATTAACTATTGTGTGAATACTGTGGTATAAAACTCAAATAGAAAAGTCTAGGGCTTCTCTTTTTGCTGAGGGGCAAAATCCAGAGGGTGTGCAAATATAGGACCCAATTTAGAAAACTGTCTGCCTGAGGCAAGCTTCTGCTCATATGCTTTTTGACAACTTGCTACTGGAAATTCGGCATGACTTGTTGACAATCTATTTTTGGCACAGGGATGCCAAATATGTTTTCCACATTGGAAATATTGCAGGTTATGATTCCATATTTAGTGGGGAATAAGCAGAAAAATTGAATGTATATGAtttggagatggagagctggattTACTGCATTAGATACCTCCAAAAACATTGTGCTGAGTGTCTAGGAAATCTTGCTATAAATATTACAGCAATGTTAATTTAAACagagggaaaagaaaaggaatGTTCATTTTAGGTATAAACAATGCTCTTTCATACTGTGGACAAATGATTGTCTTTAATGTAAACACTGCCTTTTGTCTTAtcagaagtatttatttatcacatgggGAATTCTTAAAATCAATAGTTTTCTGACTAgtttaaattagggatgtgtgaaccggttcaaattcgaaccggggtagttcgaaggtttgaattcaaaccagaccagccatcaggttcatgctgcaggttcgaattcgataATTGTACaaatgcttcggggtttgggtggttgttggcacccatgggtgctccacaatagggaataatgggctggttcaagtcccattataccctatgagaaaaaaataaatatagcaatagcaatagcacttacgtttatataccgctctatagccggagctctctaagcggtttacaatgatttagcatattgccccccaacattctgggtactcattttaccgacctcggaaggatggaaggctgagtcaaccttgagcccctggtcaggatcgaacttgtaaccttctggttacagggcggcagttttaccactgcgccaccaggggctccttaagTGTATTTAAAACTAAAAGGAAACTCACAAAaacaccccccaccaaaaaatggTTAAGCATCTCATATATACCCATACATTCTTCTGTGTAAACTTCTACAAAGCACCTCTGCTCCAGTCTTCAGGACCTTTTTCTAGGAGCAAATAAGAGCCTCTTTTTGTTATTGTTAGCAGCAGCAGGACTTGTTCCAGGTCACCTTTGGTACCATCTAAAGCGAATTGTGTGATGGGGGCCAATGGTGACATGGTTACTTCTGAAGCCAGTAGTGCCCTGTGGCAGGTCAGCATGAGAAGTAAGTAAAGAGATtgttagctctgcccacctgatTTGCTTCCTTTAAATCACGCTTGGGGGCAGCATTAGAAAACAGCTCTTGTATCTGATTtggattttaaatctgttttgggTGGTTTCAAAACAACTCAAATGATGCAGCTATTTTGTAAGTTGCTAGTACAGTGAAATAAAAaagattggctgacatccagtctagcCTTCCACAGACATGACAGGTTTGTTCCTGTTGCACAAAGGAGGAGAGGTGATTTGCGGCAATCTCCCCTTTTGCAGCTGTTTGTGACTCCTATGTCCTTGATAGTTGGGGGACTCTTGGCAGCTGCAGTGAGAAGGGGAGATCGCCACAAATCACCCTTCCCTGCAATAGAAAAACTTGGAGCAGCTGTGGagagttagtctggatattggcgACTATGCAATTGTGACCTAATAAAATCCTTCAGGATTTTAGTGCAGGTCACAGGAAGGAGAAAAGCTGGTTTCACCTCAATTTGTTTTCTTATCTGATCCTTAAATGTTTCTTTTAATAACGGTTTGAATGTGTTCCGTCTTTCACATTAGAGTCTTCTGAACTAATGCAGTGAGCTGTCTTTGTGTACCAGGTCCAACAAAATGCTTCCCAGTGGTCACTGTGAATAATATCTTGAAGGATGTGGTCACAAGTTATCTTCAAGAAGAAAAATATGAAGCAGAGTTGTGCAGACAAATGACAAAGACCATTTCTGAGGTATAAAATCCTcaataaagtattttttaaaaagaaatatctaTCTTTTTATAGAAATCTCCACAGCACAGGAAAAAAGCCTATACAGTTGTCAGTTTGACTTAGGCCTCAACTCAGGAACTCCTTTTTAGTGTCGGGATTCAGCTTTGGATGTATGAATTGGAATATTAAGAAGTGTGTGTCGGGATGATAACCTTGTTATCCTACAGGTCAGACCACTCTGAGGTGAACAACATATTCTCCAGTGATTCTTTTGTATATCACAGGTTTAGTAGTAGAGCTAGTTTCTATGCTTGGTGATGTCAGTTGAGAAGTCTTCCAGCATCTTATATTGGGACAGAAATctacataggaggctgccttatactgagtcagaccataggtccatctagctcagtattttctacagagactggcagtggcttctccaagattacaggcaggagtctctctcagtcctatcttggagatgccagggaggaagcttggaaccttctgtatgcaagcatgcagatgttcttcccagagtggccccattccctaaagggaatatcttacagtgctcatagtCATTGTGCTGCAATCTTTTCCTGCAGCACACTATCTGCCAATAGCCACCATCCAGACTGTGTGAGTGCAGTAGTGCTGAGTTCCAAACGACCACTGTGCTGTTGTGGGGAAGGGGTAAatttcatcaatctcccctttcctctgaagcccactgtgtgtcatgaaaatatgtccctgaaggttgcatgAGATCACAAAAATCGCCCGCTCAAAAATCTTCCCCTGCTCACATGGCAGCATTACAGTAGTCTCAAACTCAGTACTGCTGTACCCGTGCAGTGGTAACTTGGATGTTGACCACTGCATTTTTCATGCTTGCTGGACAAGAAGGCATATTTGAATATGGTCTCCCTTCCATCCTGAATTGCTGATAGGCATCCTTCCATCCTGAATTGCCACAGCTAGTCTCTGTATTTattgaaacaaacaaaatatttattaaaacaaactGGCACTAGGCCAGGGGTTGTAATTTCTCCCAAAGAGACTTAATTCCCactacattttttttaataagtTAAGCACTGGATATTGATCtagtttagatttttaaaataaattccacTTGGCTGTCTCTTCAACAAACTGTAGTGAATTCACTGAACAAgttatttaaaaacttttaaaatatattgtgtGTGCTAGTATCCTCCTTTGTGGAGAGGAGATACTAGTGTGACATCTCCTCCCATTTTTTAAAGGAGGATATCTTCACATACAAGGAGAGAAGTGTTTGCCCCTTTCATGCCTAGGGAACAGTTTTGATACATGGTGCATATACAGCCTAAAGACTATGTTTTTGGCTTCACCATAGAGGCTGCCAACAACACTACCTTGTATTGTTGATCTGGGTGTTAACATTGTAAAATGGCTGGTGCCCCATTTGAATGGAGAGTCTCCATGCTAGTAGTCTCGACTGCCAGGAATGCAAAGACTGCAATCCGATGCATGTTTACAATGGAATAAGGCCCATTCAAGTCAGTATCCATAGGACTGGCATGTGTGATGGCTAACTAATTATGCTGGGGGAAATTTAGTCAGCGTTAGTGCTTTAAATTCCTTTCATTCACACCTGAAGTTATATGTTGTCTGTGCACAATTTAGGCTGAATTTTGTAATCTAATCTTTGATATATTACTCGTTAACAGAATGAATTTATGGTGCTAGAAATCAGACTAGATTGATACACTCTCAGAAGGCACCATTTCTGGAAAATGTTAGCTTCAAGACATTTTGCTTGCTGCAAATGGCAGCTTTGGGGAGAAATGGCAGCTTCAAAgggaaatagcagcttcaggagggTGTGGGTGATTTTCAGCAGTTTCAGCAATCCCTATCACCTACAGTGATCCCAACCTGGATCAGAGCCTGATGGTGGCTTTTGGTTAATAAAAAGACATTGGGAATCCCAAGCAGAGGATTCAAAGACATGTCAGAAGGAAGATCTAGTCTGGCCCATAGGCTGGTATCATTAGTTCTGTAGATCTGTGCTGTATCATAAGTTGATTGTATTGACTCTAAATATGAGGTTGTGGTATCCATTTGTATGTTACAACATTtgagtttgtttggtttttttttaggtAATTAAGGCTCGGGTAAAAGACCTTATGATACCAAGATACAAAATTATTGTAATTATTCATATTGGACAACTACAGAAGCAGAGCATGCAGATTGGAAGCAGGTGCCTCTGGGACACTGCCAGTGATACATTTTCCACATTTTCCTTCAAAAATAGATCACTGTTTGCATTGGCAAATGTCTATGCAGTTTACTCTGAGTAACAATAAAAAGTTGAATATGAAATCCAGCAACCCATATGCACAGCTCTTTTTAATGTGGGTTTGCTAAACAACTAAAATAGTATTATTCTGTTCACTAAAGTGAATCACTTTATTCACTAAATATAGTCATTACTCTTGATATAGAAGGGGTTAATACCATTGATACCATTGTCACTGCTGGCTTGTTTGGTCATGTAAACCTTCCTAGGAGAGTACTTAATATCCTCAGTATCTCATCAACGGCGTTACAATGGTTGCATTAAGGCCCAGCAAATCacatgtacatttttttaaaaaattggaataTATATTCAATTTAGTTTTTTTGTAAGTACTTATCCAGATGATCTGTTCAAAGCATGTTCCTGTTGTTTGAACACTGGAACGCATTTTAACCTTTGTGGGACCATGCTTAAGTTCTAGCTCAAAGGCAACGGTATGGTGTCTATATCACACACAACAGATGGGAATAGCTGTGCTGCTGTTCTCTTATCCCACCTTTTGAATGCTTGAATATGGACTTGAGTGCATAAGGGAGCCTCTTAAGAGTGCATTGTTCAGGATGTGAAATTGAATTGTCTGAAGACAAAATGTGTGGAAATCGCTTCTCAGTTTCGTTCAGACAGTAAGTTGACTAAAATCTCAAGACTCAAGTTAAGCGCCCAATTAAAACTGTTAAATTCTTCAGAATTTGCCTTTAGATtactcagtttcagtttgtgtgcAATGATATGTAGATTATctagccttttaaaaagatggggaagtacagtggctgacatccagactaaagaaaTTGACAGAAATTGCACCATGAACATAGAATTAACAACTGTCATTTACCAATCCTGGGCTACTTTCTCATTCTAAATATTCACCAAGTGCattaacataatataaaattTGTCACTCTTAATAGATGCCACATTAAATAGGTCAAATTATGACACATTCCTATTTTAATGCTAATGTTTCTTCATTTGTGTCCTAACATTGAATGTCTTGGATCACATAGGATGCGTTCTGAAACCAAAGTTGATGCATTGTATTGAGCATCTGCCAAATTGTTTGGGATATGGAATGTCCTCTTCAAAAATTTTCTTTCTCATATAATTTAATGTTGATGTGGCTATCCCATTTGTTACTGGACAGGGCGcaagaaaacaaatgaaaagaCTTAAACAAATGGACTCCTTTTTTTAATCTTCTTTGGCTAAGATCCAAACAGATTTAAGTATGCTCAAGTCAGTTGGGCTTAAATGCATCCAAGACTGTGTTGGAGTGTGTCCACTATATTTGCCAAGAGCTCACAAGTTACTAACCACTGGGAATAATTACTAAGTTATTTTTGAATTGGTATCATGGTTCCTGAGCTTTTTGCATATACTGTTTTCAAGCCTTGGTTTTAAAGGCTAGAAACGTTTTCCTAACGAACATTTAGATTCTAATCATCACAGAACTGGATAGCTAAGAGAAGAGGAATGCCTGATGCTAGTAAAAGTACTGATTTGTGTGCTAATCCTCCTGTATGTGCCACATATTCCATGTGTGAATGCCCCAAAGCCTACAAACACATCACAAAATTGTCCTTGATCCTAAACTCATTACACAGAAATAGCTATTCATTGGAATATACTGTATACTAGCTGATccgacgcagagcatctgtgcccctagttctttgtctctcctccccatcttcattttcccgctcccttcagccccagtccccattctgctttcctttccctccctccctccctcacgccGGCCTGGTGGTACTTTCATTTACCTCCCTGCCCACCGGCAGCAGTTTCCCTTGCTGGCCTAGCCGGCGCTTTCCTTGCCTGACTGCCAGCTGGCTGCACTGCGGCTgcctgtggctgctgcttctcccctcaGCGGCCCGGTGGCCGCTGCTTCTGCACCACAGCCAGACAGCCTGgtggcggctgcttctcctctgcaGCCGGCCACCACTTCTCCTCTCTGGCTGGCCTGGTGGCCGCCGTTTCACCTCAGTAAGCAGCTGGGCCAACCGTCCCCGTCGCTAATcagcagcttgctcacaaactctcgtgagagctgccacgcatgggattagcaatgggtatgtataggagaattatatatatagatagcttCTTAGACTGTATCCAGAGAGAGGGCTTTTGGCTGTCAAGTATGTATATGTGTCCTGCAAGCTATATTAATTCCCATGTTAATTCAAGCCTAGGAACTACTAAGATCAGTGCAGGCATAGCACTGCTCTGTGTCCAAAACAGCAACTGTGGTGtagaagcacaaagcaaaatcAGGAATTTTACATTATGTTATATCAATTatagtttttaaagaattttgttTATGGCATTGTTTgtacaaaataaagtcatacttcccaatgacctgttACATATACCAAATTTGACAGgcccaatcctgccactgaaattagctgaatgtactactttttacaTTGGAACATGCTGGGAGGAGGTTTGAAtacttttaaatgtatttttaaggAGGAAATGACTATAattaataatcagatcaataattccaaaatgacatcatgactaggagaagcagaagatctttctcagattcaaattcacCATCTacgaaataaatgaataatgttttAAGTTGAAATTCTACAGAATGAAAACTGTTCTttgacttcccttttgcaagcacagtaATAACACATTCTATTACAAATATTTCATGTCTTGGATTTTCCTATAAATCTAATCAGAATGATTTTGTCTGCTCAATGACAGGCGGCACCTATACtgatgtgtgtgcgcgcacacatgtgcacaccccaCATCTAAGTTTATCCAAACAGTGCTTACTTTTACATAGGCTTTTCTACGAAAAGAACTTTCTCTAGACAAGCCCTTGGCTGTTCCCTGATTTCACGATGCCTGGAAGCAATGATCCCATTGAACTCCACTGCAGCATTTTGTCCTCTTGGTATCAGTCCAGGCATGTTCTGCCAAAAGTAATTAACATGAACTGATTTTGTTTTGTGTCAAACTGGCTTTAGTTCTGATGGCTCCTGGGAAAAATACAACTTCTTCAGCTCCagatagtttttatttatttattgcaatttCCTATGCATTTGCAAGAAGACATGTAGTGAACTGCACATTTGGTACAAAAGCAAAAGCAGACAAATATGAAATTAAGAGGTTAAAAAATGTATCACTTTGTACAACAGCCCAAAGAGAAAAGCACTTAGAAGTGCTTCACAGCTGAGAATTTCACATTCAACTACAAAGTGAGAAGGTATCAAAATTGCTGTTTCTAGacacaaaatgttttattttctaatctgttGTAGCTATGGAATAGGCTACATATCAGAATCGGATATATTTTTAGCACAGTGCACTTATGCTGCCTTCACTGCAGCCAATAGTGCAGCAAGAGGCTGTGATCCGCATTACATCTACATGCCTTTTGTGCATAAACTTCTGCTGCTTGTCCTGCAGATCTCTGTTGGATTCAGGACTGTACTGGATGAATCCTTTGCTTGGGCGTTCTGGCTCCTGGGCGTCCTTTTCACTGGCATCTCTTGAGTCCAGTGGTAAATATGGATGACTTTGAACTGTTGGATGAAAATGATAAAGATAAAACTTAAGAGGGCAATCTTTGGACATTGAACTTCCATGAGATAATGTGAAGATCAGCAAAATATTACCTAAATCAAAGTGAAGGGctattaaaataagttttaatgTACATGTCCTTGTGGTCGGAGGCCGACATGATGTGTAGCATACCAGCAGTAGTTTGTACTGTGCCGGGGCTGCTGCTGTAAAGAAGTCCCAACACTTTTAAGAATGAATGGTTATGCCGGTAGCACTACCACAGTTATTACTTTTGTGGTTAATAGGCATGATTGCGGTGGTGCTGTTTGTACAACCACTGCCTCTTAACAGCTTAGGGCTGCCTTACGGGTCCGTAGCAGCCCCGGTATAGTTTGCATCATCACTTGTATGCTGCACTGCATGTCGGccagtatttttaacatttaaCAACATAAACTGATAACTTAATCCTAAGCATACCTACGTAGAAATACATTCCATTgctttcaatgaaatgtactttcaAAGAAGTATATCCAGGACTGAAACTTCAGCTATTTCAATAGGGGTTATCCCAGTTGTGTTAAAATAGATATTGCTTTTAAGACAAGGAGGGacaagaggagaggaaggaaggagggtccAGTTTCTCCCTAATAGTTCTCCCAATCTGAACAAGATTTATGTCCAACACTGCAATGGTGATCTAACCACCGTTTCAGTTGAACTTAAAGATTTTCTCATCAATACCAGGATATGCTTCCAAACGGACCCTTTAAAAGCTCTGAACTCAAGGCAGAGGGATATGACAGTGCAAAGCTCTGCTACTCTATTTATTTGACAGGTGCCCCACAATTCTCACAGTTGCAAAGTAACTTGTACAAACCCAGTATTAAACTGAACTATGTTATACACATAAAGCTGTTGATTAAATTCTATGAGCTTTTGCACACAAAATGGGCAGAGTATTCAGACAATATAGAATTCAAACTGTTACCTAAGATATCTTCTGGGTAGTCAGTTAGATGCCTTCTCCAGCGGGATCCTCCACAAGTAAAAACGACAGCTCTTATAAATTCTCTCCCACAAAGTTTTACAGGAGCACTTTCCATGTTTACTTCAGCTATGGCCATGAAAAGAGAGAGCAAAAGCAAGCTTAGCACCTTGCTCTTCATTTTGTAGGAATGGCAGCTGAGCAATCGCagcaggaaagaaagagagggccACTAAAGGTGAGCCAAAGCCTCTGACCAATTTATAGGGCAAGCTTATCTTTTCTGTTAGTCAAATGATGGGTTTGatgatgttttaatgtttgtcAGATATTTCTTGTAACATTTTAAGTGCTTTCAGATTTGCACTTGGGACTGTTCCCAAATAGTAATAAAGGTTATAATAGATTACTATATTGTCTAACAATAGCAACACACACAGTTGTCTGGTATATGTCTCAGTTTGTCATTCTTTCCCCCATGCTAGATCTCCCACTAGAGCTAAACTACAAATGTGCACTTCCTGCCAAACAAAGATTGTATCGCATGTTTCACAGTTATCACAAATAACTGTGGCTTCAAAATTAGGTTTTGATAGTCGAAGGCCACATATTACATACCAGTTGAAGAACATCCTGAGCACATTCAATTTATTTCATCAGGACTTTGATTCAAAGTGAGGCTTGTTTTATTTGTATCATTACATgttctgctgctactacaacaactacaacaaatatttatataccgcttttcagtcaaagttctcaaagcagcttacatagaaaaataaataatgaatagttggtttcctatccccaaagggctgacagtctaaaaaggagcttctaactgagcaaagaggcacctttgtggccattctctttattgatcaggggagatcaactggccctatcaagcTCCAGCACAACAACCCTCcaatggcagttgctggtgtctatcttatgtttccttttaaagTAAgtgccctttggggatagggatccctctttatttattttctctctatGTATAaatggctttgggaacttttgttgaatagtAGTAAAATATTggtgttagtagtagtagtaaaaagaaaaataatgctgttgtaattttttttccatttaatTTGTAATTCCATGCAATAACACTTTGAAGGGAATTTGGAAAGTACTTGTTTAATTTTGGAATACCACATGACAATTTTCTTGTTCTGTTAATGCACACATATGCGAGGGAGGGGGCTACACCCTAGGGGGGGTCTATGCCATCAGTTATTTTGAGCTTTGTCCATTACTGAACCCATGGAATGAATCACTTAATCAAGGTGCAAATTTGAggttgtggagaattaaaaatgagGCAAAAAGCCCCAAGAACACCAGAAGTTCTTGTTTCAGTCCTGTTTTACTCTGGGGAAATGTGTATGGCTCTGAGATTCTCTGCCTGTGCAAGCAAGTCCAAAGTCAGGATGATTCTAAAGAGATCATTCCATTTTAACCCctaatgtttgtttatttggattATTTGTTACCCTGCTCCTCCATTTTACAATCCTCAGGGCAGCATAAACCTTAAATGTAAcaatcatgatttttaaaaaaccccaaaatacaAGCATTAATATGAATGTTAACCTGCTAACCTAAAGAAAAAAAGAGCTACAGCAACAGAAACAAAATTATTCCATATTGTCACAAGTCTAGTTAAATAAAAAGGTGCTCACCAGGATAGAATGATAGATGTGGCACCAGACAAGGCTTCCTAGGAAGAATCTTCCACCACAGGGGTGCTGCAATGGAGGTGGCCATATTTTTAGTTGCCTCCCACTTAACCTCTGAAATCATAGACACCCAGGGAGAGACTTCAGGGAGTGATCTTGGCATTCAGGCAGGTTAATATTGGAGTAGGCCATCTTTTAGTGGCATAGATGAACAAACCCTCCTGTAAGCACTTATCCCACCTTGTACGTAGTGCTTTCGAGTCAAGCTTGCTGCCTCTCAACCCCTTCAGAGACCCTGCCCCCTTAAACTTTACAACTACGAGAGACAGTCACAGAGTTGTGCTAACTTTCCTTTTATCCTTGAGGCATCTGAGGCACTAGGATGTTGTGGGTGGGAGACCATACATGGTCCCATTCCTGTCTGTCACCAGTGAGGTGGTGTAAGTCACCACTGCACTGCATCAGGAGTGCCCAAACAGCCACATCAGTGCAGCAGTGGAAATGGTTGCTGCAGGCATTGTGGGATTAGGTTTTGGGGCAATAGTGGTCAAATGATATGTAAAGTGCAAATACTTTTCCTGAAGGGTTATTTTAACCCAACACTTCTGCAGAAAGCTGCAGTCTGCAACAAAGTGAAGATTGTCCTGTGAGATGGACAGCATCCAGCAAGACAGAGTCTAAAGCTGGAGA contains:
- the DYNLT5 gene encoding dynein light chain Tctex-type 5 isoform X1, translated to MSDTVKDKAARLLKKRGSISSLGSHEVKAKEFFGRTKDSMSTVSYMDDPGHHDDIPRSTVQMENTYRLGPTKCFPVVTVNNILKDVVTSYLQEEKYEAELCRQMTKTISEVIKARVKDLMIPRYKIIVIIHIGQLQKQSMQIGSRCLWDTASDTFSTFSFKNRSLFALANVYAVYSE
- the DYNLT5 gene encoding dynein light chain Tctex-type 5 isoform X2; this encodes MKSKRKNFLEELKSLKNKRKYKKKHKLGLIKESLDTRVFRIMGPTKCFPVVTVNNILKDVVTSYLQEEKYEAELCRQMTKTISEVIKARVKDLMIPRYKIIVIIHIGQLQKQSMQIGSRCLWDTASDTFSTFSFKNRSLFALANVYAVYSE
- the INSL5 gene encoding insulin-like peptide INSL5 isoform X2 — protein: MATSIAAPLWWKILPRKPCLVPHLSFYPAEVNMESAPVKLCGREFIRAVVFTCGGSRWRRHLTDYPEDILVQSHPYLPLDSRDASEKDAQEPERPSKGFIQYSPESNRDLQDKQQKFMHKRHVDVMRITASCCTIGCSEGSISALC
- the INSL5 gene encoding insulin-like peptide INSL5 isoform X3, encoding MKSKVLSLLLLSLFMAIAEVNMESAPVKLCGREFIRAVVFTCGGSRWRRHLTDYPEDILVQSHPYLPLDSRDASEKDAQEPERPSKGFIQYSPESNRDLQDKQQKFMHKRHVDVMRITASCCTIGCSEGSISALC
- the INSL5 gene encoding insulin-like peptide INSL5 isoform X1 — protein: MPRSLPEVSPWVSMISEVKWEATKNMATSIAAPLWWKILPRKPCLVPHLSFYPAEVNMESAPVKLCGREFIRAVVFTCGGSRWRRHLTDYPEDILVQSHPYLPLDSRDASEKDAQEPERPSKGFIQYSPESNRDLQDKQQKFMHKRHVDVMRITASCCTIGCSEGSISALC